One window from the genome of Roseisolibacter agri encodes:
- a CDS encoding DUF4382 domain-containing protein, whose protein sequence is MPLSRSMRLGACAALLAGSAIACGDDAFVDGQTGPRGSGRLVVQLTDAPFPFDSVKSVDVYVVRVDAKAEATDSAAAAVGTADSTKDSGGWVTLAEPKAKFDLLTLRDGKFATLGEKGLPAGTYRSFRLIIDPAQSRVTMKSGDSVAVQWPSAGRSGIKLQLAKDVTVGKDSTTALLVDFDVGESFVMRGNSLKNGLLFKPVIKAATR, encoded by the coding sequence ATGCCCCTCTCCCGTTCGATGCGACTCGGCGCCTGCGCGGCGCTCCTCGCCGGCTCCGCCATCGCGTGCGGCGACGACGCGTTCGTCGACGGCCAGACCGGCCCGCGTGGCTCGGGGCGCCTCGTCGTGCAGCTGACCGACGCGCCGTTCCCGTTCGACTCCGTGAAGAGCGTCGACGTCTACGTGGTGCGCGTCGACGCGAAGGCCGAGGCGACGGACTCCGCGGCCGCCGCCGTGGGCACCGCGGACTCGACGAAGGATTCCGGCGGCTGGGTGACGCTGGCCGAGCCGAAGGCCAAGTTCGACCTGCTGACGCTGCGCGACGGCAAGTTCGCGACGCTCGGCGAGAAGGGGCTGCCGGCGGGGACCTACAGGAGCTTCCGGCTCATCATCGATCCGGCGCAGTCGCGCGTGACTATGAAGAGCGGCGACTCCGTCGCGGTGCAGTGGCCGAGCGCGGGCCGCAGCGGGATCAAGCTGCAGCTGGCGAAGGACGTGACGGTCGGCAAGGACTCGACGACCGCGCTGCTGGTGGACTTCGACGTCGGCGAGAGCTTCGTGATGCGCGGGAACTCGCTGAAGAACGGGCTGCTGTTCAAGCCCGTGATCAAGGCCGCCACGCGCTGA